In the Verrucomicrobiota bacterium genome, TTCAACAAAAACCAGGATTTCGGACTCGTAAGCAATCAAATCTACCTCGTCTCTACCGCTTCTCCAATTTCGCTCACAGATCTTAAAACCCTTCTCCCGGATTAAAAACTTCTCGGCGGCGAGCTCCCCTACTTGCCCGGTGGCACCAGAGTTTCCTCCAAATAATTTCTTTAGTTTATCGAGCATCATAGCTCATAGCTTCCGGGTACCTACGTTATTTATCACAACAATCTCCTTTCCGATTGGAAACAAAGCCAATCCGGCAATTTTGAGATGCTGAATCCCAAAAGGGATGCCAATTATGGTTACGAAGAGAAGCAAAGCGGTAGTCAAATGTCCGATTGCCAACCAAAGGCCCCCTAACACAAACCAAATTACATTTCCTACGGCACCCAATGTCCCAGTACCAATATCTTTTTCGCCACGAGATATACGGCGATCCACAAATCCTCGACCAAATGGCCACAATACAAACACACCGATTGTAAAACAGGCCCGCCCCCATGGAATGC is a window encoding:
- a CDS encoding YccF domain-containing protein, which encodes MNTLLNILWFLFLGAVNGLGWFIVGVIMFISIVGIPWGRACFTIGVFVLWPFGRGFVDRRISRGEKDIGTGTLGAVGNVIWFVLGGLWLAIGHLTTALLLFVTIIGIPFGIQHLKIAGLALFPIGKEIVVINNVGTRKL